The Columba livia isolate bColLiv1 breed racing homer chromosome 18, bColLiv1.pat.W.v2, whole genome shotgun sequence genome includes a region encoding these proteins:
- the CCDC57 gene encoding coiled-coil domain-containing protein 57 isoform X3, translating into MQHGELARAGQAGDAMPASAKEARAKQFKKLKQQIRELQMRHTSLEIELYRRERSHSACLREKDALIRKYKQQLSLAAEREQVLEENNKMPAELDWQQLCENAESNWYGKSENRARSPSSAGEQGEADRQRSDCRLRELKTLLSALPVERELATQASFNHCILPEGEKQCDYKRFLDRDIPTLEVRELREQNASLRAAVAQMRREMERLDEQAPAPPGAAARPPGGQVAAPDTAPNRAGARSGRSPDPRGSLCTNEISTGTSIKVSSTNLDCVVRPDIEKGPNPKVLEENMANLNQQLPDADPGVGLQCGVSCTLQGMQNTLKEAARKISILSQEKQQLIEMGNRLRAELAVVLKEGLGHPAGSGHGTVCAAAGSLLPRELVKRTQCQLSALKHLQHRLTTQLCDLRDRLHYCQSLFRPREGRPFRDPAVRFWLSPRRRLFPEKAPLGLPPLPWARAPARVPALLPPLPWAQAPARVPALLPPLPWAQAPARVPALLPPLPWAQAPARVPALLPPLPWARAPARVPALLPPLPWARAPARVPALLPPLPWARAPARVPALLLPLPWARAPARVPALLPPLPWAQAPARVPALLLPLPWARAPARVPALLLPLPWARAPARVPALLPWARAPARVPALLPLLPWARAPARVPALLPPLPWARAPARVPALLPPLPWARAPARVPALLPPLPWARAPARVPALLLWPRGFSSGESLLLARLHVLPCSRSSFLPKTQRIYHCHTYRSFSVSYFI; encoded by the exons GCACGGAGAACTCGCTCGTGCGGGCCAGGCGGGGGACGCGATGCCGGCTTCAGCCAAAGAAGCCCGAGCCAAACAGTTCAAAAAGTTGAAGCAGCAGATTAGGGAACTGCAGATGAGACACACAAGTCTGGAAATTGAGCTGTACAGAAGAGAACGGAGTCACAGTGCTTGTTTAAGGGAGAAAGATGCTCTTATTAGAAA GTATAAACAACAACTGTCTCTGGCAGCTGAGCGAGAACAGGTTCTGGAAGAGAATAATAAAATGCCAGCAGAACTGGactggcagcagctctgtgagAATGCTGAAAGTAACTGGTATGGGAAATCAGAGAACAGAGCACGAAGCCCGTCTTCAGCAGGAGAGCAG GGGGAGGCCGACCGACAGAGATCGGACTGCAGGCTGCGTGAACTGAAGactcttctttctgccttgcctGTTGAGAGAGAACTGGCGACCCAGGCATCGTTTAATCACTGTATTTTACCTGAAGGGGAGAAACAG tgtgATTATAAAAGATTTCTGGACAGAGATATCCCAACCCTGGAAGTCAGAGAGCTGCGGGAGCAGAATGCCAGCCTTCGGGCGGCTGTCGCACAGATGAGGAGAGAAATGGAGCGTCTGGACGAGCAGGCGccggctcctcctggggcaGCAGCCCGCCCGCCCGGGGGCCAGGTGGCAGCTCCGGACACGGCCCCAAACCGCGCGGGGGCGCGCAGCGGGCGCAGTCCTGACCCACGAG GTTCGTTGTGCACAAATGAAATTTCAACTGGAACCAGTATCAAAGTCAGCTCAACTAACTTGGATTGTGTAGTAAGACCAGACATAGAAAAG gggcCAAACCCCAAAGTTCTTGAAGAAAATATGGCAAATCTCAACCAACAATTACCTGATGCGGATCCTGGTGTTGGTCTTCAGTGTGGTGTCAGCTGTACTCTACAAGGAATGCAAAACACActgaaggaagcagcaagaaaaatctCAATTCTGAgccaagagaagcagcagctgattGAAATGGGAAACAGGCTCAGGGCAGAACTTGCAGTGGTATTAAAGGAAG gACTGGGGCACCCTGCTGGCTCTGGGCACGGCACGGTTTGCGCGGCCGCTGGCAGTCTGCTTCCGAGAGAGCTTGTCAAAAGAACACAGTGTCAGCTGTCAGCTTTAAAGCACCTACAGCACAGGCTTACAACACAG CTCTGCGACCTTCGGGATCGTCTCCATTACTGCCAGAGTTTGTTCAGGCCCAGAGAAGGGCGGCCGTTCCGAGATCCAGCTGTTCGATTCTGGTTGTCTCCTCGCAGGCGGCTCTTTCCTGAGAAGGCCCCGCTGGGGCTGCCGCCGCTGCCCTGGGCCCGAGCGCCAGCCCGAGTTCcagcgctgctgccgccgctgccctGGGCCCAAGCGCCAGCCCGAGTTCcagcgctgctgccgccgctgccctGGGCCCAAGCGCCAGCCCGAGTTCcagcgctgctgccgccgctgccctGGGCCCAAGCGCCAGCCCGAGTTCcagcgctgctgccgccgctgccctGGGCCCGAGCGCCAGCCCGAGTTCcagcgctgctgccgccgctgccctGGGCCCGAGCGCCAGCCCGAGTTCcagcgctgctgccgccgctgccctGGGCCCGAGCGCCAGCCCGAGttccagcgctgctgctgccgctgccctGGGCCCGAGCGCCAGCCCGAGTTCcagcgctgctgccgccgctgccctGGGCCCAAGCGCCAGCCCGAgttccagcactgctgctgccgctgccctGGGCCCGAGCGCCAGCCCGAGttccagcgctgctgctgccgctgccctGGGCCCGAGCGCCAGCCCGAGTTCCAGCGCTGCTGCCCTGGGCCCGAGCGCCAGCCCGAGTTCCAgcgctgctgccgctgctgcccTGGGCCCGAGCGCCAGCCCGAGTTCcagcgctgctgccgccgctgccctGGGCCCGAGCGCCAGCCCGAGTTCcagcgctgctgccgccgctgccctGGGCCCGAGCGCCAGCCCGAGTTCcagcgctgctgccgccgctgccctGGGCCCGAGCGCCAGCCCGAGTTCCAGCGCTGCTGCTCTGGCCCAGGGGCTTTTCTTCTGGGGAATCACTCTTACTAGCCAGGCTACATGTCCTCCCGTGTTCAAGGTCGTCATTCTTACCAAAAACACAGAGAATTTATCACTGTCATACCTACAGGAGTTTCAGTGTCAGTTACTTTATATGA